From a region of the Solanum stenotomum isolate F172 chromosome 2, ASM1918654v1, whole genome shotgun sequence genome:
- the LOC125855426 gene encoding transcription factor bHLH74, giving the protein MGTKETGSFNCPSTGMNRADSMPNVDPFSGSGWDPLLSLNQKGGFKGSSVVGHNEFVNLPYQSSQFVHYPSDSNLAEMVPKIPAFGNESYSELVNTFPLQEQLRGANCYANYVKNRGISTEGECQISGEGAVEVSPNGKRKISENHSLSNANKNVEGELQKAPSRDSSDCSKEQDGGKRHKTDQNVSSNLRSKQAGKQVKDDSDGGEPPKDSYVHVRAKRGQATNSHSLAERVRRERISERMRLLQELVPGCNKITGKAVMLDEIINYVQSLQQQVEFLSMKLATVNPELNFDIDRILSKEMLHQQTSNAALLGLGPGLSSSLPFPGISHGSFAGIPGTTPPFHPLPQNVWDNELQSLLQMGFDSTSSMNNMGPNGRSKLDL; this is encoded by the exons atgggTACTAAGGAAACTGGTTCTTTCAATTGCCCTTCTACTGGGATGAATAGAGCAGATTCAATGCCTAATGTTGACCCTTTCAGTGGTTCTGGTTGGGATCCACTTCTTTCACTGAATCAGAAGGGGGGATTTAAAGGATCTTCAGTTGTTGGTCATAATGAGTTTGTCAATTTGCCTTATCAATCATCTCAGTTTGTTCACTATCCATCTGATTCAAATTTAGCTGAAATGGTCCCAAAGATTCCAGCTTTTGGAAATGAAAGTTACTCAGAACTGGTCAATACTTTTCCTTTACAAGAACAGCTAAGAGGGGCAAATTGTTATGCTAACTATGTTAAGAACAGAGGGATTTCCACTGAAGGAGAGTGCCAAATTTCTGGTGAAGGTGCTGTGGAGGTTTCACCTAATGGGAAGAGGAAAATATCAGAAAACCATTCTTTATCCAATGCCAACAAG AATGTTGAAGGAGAGCTGCAGAAGGCTCCATCAAGAGATAGTTCAGACTGTTCAAAAGAACAAGATGGTGGAAAAAGACACAAAACAGACCAAAATGTTAGTTCTAATTTAAGGAGCAAGCAAGCAGGGAAACAAGTTAAGGATGACTCTGATGGTGGAGAACCTCCTAAGGATAGTTATGTTCATGTTAGGGCTAAAAGAGGGCAAGCCACAAACAGCCACAGCCTTGCTGAAAGG GTGAGGAGAGAAAGGATCAGTGAGAGGATGAGATTGCTTCAAGAATTAGTTCCAGGCTGCAATAAG aTAACTGGAAAAGCTGTGATGCTTGATGAGATTATCAACTACGTGCAATCGCTGCAACAGCAGGTTGAG TTCCTGTCAATGAAACTCGCTACTGTAAATCCGGAACTGAACTTCGATATTGATCGTATTTTATCAAAAGAG ATGCTCCATCAGCAAACTAGCAATGCAGCTCTTCTTGGTCTTGGTCCAGGGCTAAGTTCCTCTCTTCCTTTTCCTGGAATTTCTCATGGAAGTTTTGCTGGTATCCCCGGAACGACACCACCCTTCCATCCCTTGCCTCAG AATGTATGGGACAATGAGCTTCAAAGCCTTCTTCAAATGGGATTTGATTCAACTTCATCTATGAACAATATGGGACCAAATG GACGGTCAAAGTTGGATCTGTAG